A genomic segment from Nocardiopsis sp. Huas11 encodes:
- a CDS encoding DUF4352 domain-containing protein: MSTGAKVGVGVGGGCLVILLVIVVIGFLIGRGASGDSDTVTPPPAAETSAPEEEAEVPAEEEPEAADTGVTMTASYAGTAGDVLDEEAVYTVIDVTIENGSDEDVEVNPLYITATLADGSSVNDWGEVLFADIEQIESGTLAPGDSASGQIALVGEVEVTQVELQPVFGSNEPVAVAPVS; this comes from the coding sequence ATGTCCACCGGGGCCAAGGTCGGCGTCGGCGTCGGTGGCGGCTGCCTGGTGATCCTGCTCGTCATCGTGGTCATCGGCTTCCTGATCGGCCGGGGCGCGAGCGGCGACTCGGACACGGTCACCCCGCCGCCCGCCGCGGAGACGTCGGCTCCGGAGGAGGAGGCCGAGGTGCCGGCCGAGGAGGAGCCCGAGGCCGCCGACACCGGCGTCACCATGACCGCCTCGTACGCGGGCACCGCGGGTGACGTCCTGGACGAGGAGGCCGTGTACACCGTCATCGACGTCACGATCGAGAACGGTTCGGACGAGGACGTCGAGGTCAACCCGCTCTACATCACCGCGACCCTGGCGGACGGCTCCTCGGTGAACGACTGGGGCGAGGTCCTGTTCGCCGATATCGAGCAGATCGAGTCCGGCACCCTCGCCCCCGGCGACAGCGCCTCGGGTCAGATCGCCCTGGTGGGCGAGGTCGAGGTCACCCAGGTCGAGCTGCAGCCCGTGTTCGGTTCGAACGAACCGGTCGCGGTCGCCCCGGTCTCCTGA